One window from the genome of Spirochaetota bacterium encodes:
- a CDS encoding transcriptional coactivator p15/PC4 family protein encodes MASIFLKKLINPISKENILEILFNSIDLVTYIIIMKRTFFMSAIIKDIQKNNREIIRIEVSEFKGKELINIRIWYQAIDNDGNIVYNPTQKGITVSLSQYDELRDGIDRIGQYIKDTGGDANQIDE; translated from the coding sequence TTGGCAAGTATTTTCCTTAAGAAATTAATAAATCCTATCAGTAAAGAAAATATCCTTGAAATTCTTTTCAATAGTATTGATCTGGTTACATATATCATAATAATGAAAAGGACCTTTTTTATGAGCGCGATCATCAAGGACATTCAAAAGAACAATAGAGAGATAATCAGAATTGAGGTATCGGAATTTAAGGGGAAGGAGTTGATTAACATAAGGATATGGTATCAGGCGATAGATAATGATGGCAATATTGTTTACAATCCCACACAGAAGGGCATAACAGTTAGCCTATCACAATATGATGAATTGAGGGATGGAATTGATAGGATTGGTCAATATATAAAAGATACTGGGGGTGATGCTAATCAGATAGATGAATAA